A region of the Paenibacillus sp. J23TS9 genome:
ATTGACCACTGCTTCAGCAAGATTGGTGACAAACTGATGCATTATCCTGCGGCTAAAGGGATGCATCACGCATTTTATGCAGGTCTGGCCTACCATATGGTGCGTATGCTGGAGCTGGCAGAATTCATATGCAGACAGCGGCCATTTCTGAACAGGGACCTTTTGGTCGCTGGCATCATTTTGCATGATATTGCCAAGACGGAAGAATTGACGGCAGAGCTCGGTATCGTCAGCGAGTATAGCTTTACCGGGAAGCTGATCGGACATATTCCGCTTGCCGCAGGCTGGGTTACAGAAGCAGCAGTTATCCATGGCATGGATGTAAACTCTGAAAAAATCGTTCTGCTGCAGCATATGATATTAGCTCATCATAATTTACCTGAATGGGGTAGTACGGTACAGCCGCAAATACCCGAAGCGCTCGCGCTGCATTTGATCGATCAAATGGACGCGAAGCTGCAGGCTGCGGAGGATGCGATCTCCACGATGCCTACGACCGATGATTGGACCTCTCCGGTCCGAGCTCTGGAGAATAAGGCATTCTATCGGGCCAAAGGGGAATAGAAAGATCGTAATAACAGCATAGGAGCGAATATATCAGTGACAGAGAAGCATAACGACGCTCCGCAAAAGACTTTAAGGTTCTCTAAGCGAAGAGGCAAGCACATAGATGGAGCCGGATTGGATTCAAACACCGGATTCCCGCAGCTCGCAGAGCAGCTTCAGCGGGCCGCTGAGGGGATCAGGGAGATGGAACTGATGCCGGGTTCTGCCTCGCTCAATTTGCCTGAAT
Encoded here:
- a CDS encoding 3'-5' exoribonuclease YhaM family protein, translated to MTLIQSFTEGQEVTGYYLLKSVNVKQTNSTPPKDYFDIILSDTSGEISAKYWDASSTDKETFFAPMLVKVRGVVQLYRERLQFKVNKIRPVSDDEGYNITDFVRAAPVPPNDLVYTIKTAASSIQDVEMQVIIDHCFSKIGDKLMHYPAAKGMHHAFYAGLAYHMVRMLELAEFICRQRPFLNRDLLVAGIILHDIAKTEELTAELGIVSEYSFTGKLIGHIPLAAGWVTEAAVIHGMDVNSEKIVLLQHMILAHHNLPEWGSTVQPQIPEALALHLIDQMDAKLQAAEDAISTMPTTDDWTSPVRALENKAFYRAKGE